Proteins encoded by one window of Martelella endophytica:
- a CDS encoding ABC transporter permease: MAHYILRRLLTVIPVLFGLTIIVFAIMAMIPGDPATAILGSYATPENVERINRALGLDKPLVQQYFIWLGNILHGDFGRSYTQNRPVIDIISERFGNTLILAGTSMVLCSILGLIAGIVSAVRQYGLTDKLVTLFVLIGISVPSFWLGLLLILVFAVKLHWFPASGMFAIYGGGGPLDLLKHLILPAFTLAVVATGVIARLTRTAMLEVLRQDYIRTARAKGLKERRVIMRHAFKAALVSVIPVLGIQAGFVLGGAVYIETVFQWPGIGSMLVTAISTRDLLTVQGGVLVVAAAYVLFNLAADVVQTILDPRLR, translated from the coding sequence ATGGCACATTATATCCTCCGGCGGCTTCTGACCGTCATTCCGGTGCTGTTTGGCCTGACCATCATCGTCTTCGCCATCATGGCGATGATCCCGGGCGATCCGGCAACGGCCATTCTCGGCTCCTATGCGACGCCGGAAAACGTCGAACGCATCAACAGGGCGCTCGGGCTCGACAAGCCGCTGGTGCAGCAATATTTCATCTGGCTCGGCAACATTCTCCACGGCGATTTCGGCCGCTCCTATACCCAGAACCGACCGGTAATCGACATCATCTCGGAGCGCTTCGGCAATACGCTGATCCTGGCCGGCACTTCGATGGTGCTCTGTTCCATCCTCGGCCTGATTGCCGGCATCGTCTCGGCGGTGCGGCAATACGGCCTCACCGACAAGCTGGTGACGCTGTTCGTGCTGATCGGCATCTCGGTGCCTTCGTTCTGGCTCGGCCTGCTGCTCATTCTGGTGTTCGCCGTCAAGCTGCACTGGTTCCCGGCATCGGGGATGTTCGCCATCTATGGCGGCGGCGGCCCGCTCGATCTTCTGAAACATCTGATATTGCCCGCCTTCACCCTTGCCGTCGTCGCCACCGGCGTGATCGCCCGGCTGACGCGCACGGCAATGCTGGAAGTGCTCAGACAGGATTACATCCGCACCGCCCGCGCCAAGGGACTGAAGGAGCGGCGCGTGATCATGCGCCATGCGTTCAAGGCGGCGCTCGTTTCCGTCATTCCCGTGCTCGGCATTCAGGCCGGCTTCGTGCTCGGCGGCGCGGTCTATATCGAGACCGTGTTCCAGTGGCCGGGTATCGGCTCGATGCTGGTAACCGCGATCTCCACCCGCGACCTGCTCACCGTCCAGGGCGGCGTTCTGGTTGTGGCGGCAGCCTATGTGCTGTTCAACCTCGCCGCCGATGTCGTTCAGACCATACTTGATCCGAGGTTGCGCTGA